Below is a window of Fulvitalea axinellae DNA.
CCTCTATATCACTAGTTTCTTTTTCCATCCTCTATTGAAATGTGTGTTTAAGGGTGGGGTTTACTTACTCGCTCATTAAAAAAAATGACTTTTTATAATGAGGGTTTCTCCCTTTTGTGTTTAACATTCTTTAAGACAGTGATTTACGTTGAGTAGTTTTTCTCCATTCTATAGTCTTAGTCTTTAAAAATTATTTCCAGTTTCTTAATCGCACGGTATAGGTGCGTATCGACGGTGCGAACAGAAATGCCCAAGGTTTCGGCTATCTCTTTCCTTCCCAAACCCGAAAACCGACTGAGACAAAAAACGTTTCTGCATTGTTCGGGCAAGGCTTCCAGCCCCTTTGACAGCCTTGTTTCCAGTTCGGAAAGTTCTTGGGAAGGGTCAATAAATACGCCGTCGGAATATAGTTCGCTGGATATGGCGGGAGCGTGTTCCAGTTCCGTTTTCTGCTTTCGTTTGGCCCCCATGGCGCTATACATAACCGCCCTGAGCAGAAAGGCGCCTAATGAGCCCTTGATTTTCAGTTGTTCTTTCCGTTCCCACAAGTCCGAAAAAACATTTTGAACGATATCTTCGGCTTGTTCTTGTGAGCCCAGGATGCTGTAAGCATAACGGAATAGTTTGGGGTAACTTTCATAATACAATAGTTTGAACACGTTTTCGAACCGCTTCTTTTTTAGGCAGTGCAAGAGCGCCTTCTCATCGGATAATAACATATATGTGTGGTACAAGGTAAATGGTAAAGCATGTGCAGTACAAGGGAAACAATATTGAAATTATCTCAAAATATCCATACAGCCCTGTTATTCAGTTTCTGAGGACAATCACCATTAGTTGAGAGTACAAAGTGTTTTCTTTAGTTGTTTAATCTCTTTAGGACTCCGAATGACAAATGACCTTTCGCACTCAACTGGGTTCAAAAACCAAAGAGCTTTTAAAGGTGTCCCGATCAAGCAAAAATTATATTTACGCCAAAGTGCCAGCTCAAACGAATAAGCCTGAGGATTATATCTGGCTTAACGTGTGAGACTTTTTTTGGATATTTTTCAGCTTACATTGGTAACCACCTCCAAATAAAGAATTTTTGTCATCATTTCTCTTATTTATCGAATAATAATTAGTGGAGGTATCATAAAAAAAGAAGGCCATTCCGCGTTTTTTTCATATTGAAAATATCTTCTTCCGTATAAGTTTGGAAAACATGACAAAATCAAGGTGGATTAAAGGCTGAGTATAGCCCGAATATTTACGTGGAGATATGGCGTGCCGTATCTCCACGTTTTTGTATCGAGCCGAAATTTTGTGGACCTTGCGTTTTCGAAAATAGATACCTTGAAAAGGTAACCGTAAGGGTTAAACAATAGATATGATGGTAGATTTCTGTCCGGGCCAAAGGTGGACCAGTGAGGGCGAGCCTGAGTTGGGGATTGGTATTGTCGTGGAAGCGGGCAAAGACCGTGTGCGCGTACATTTTCCCGTGACGGGAGATATGCGGATTTACGCTACGGAAAGCGCTCCGTTGCGGAGGGTGACGTTTAAGCCCGGCGATACGGTCTTGGGTAGGGATAATGTTCCGCTAGTCGTAGAGCGGGTAATGGAAAACGCCGGGTTGTTGCTGTATATCGGGAAGGACAGGGTTCTTTCGGAAGCTGATCTCGGTAACGATTCGGTTGATCACGGCGTGGAAGACCGGCTACTGGGCGGAGACGCTGACGCTCCAAACCTATTCGCATTGCGAAGAACGACTTTGGAATACGATTACGCTCGCAGGATTTCGCCTGTAAACGGCTTTGTGGGCGGACGTATAGACCTTATTCCCCACCAGCTTTATGTGGCGCATGAGGTGAGTTCCCGCTATTCGCCGCGCGTTTTGCTTTCGGACCAAGTCGGGTTGGGAAAGACTATCGAGGCCTGTCTGATTCTGCATCGCCTTTTGCTGAGCGGGCGGGTGTCGCGAGTATTGATATTGGTGCCGGATTCGCTGGTGCATCAGTGGTTTGTGGAGATGTTGCGGCGCTTTAATCTTTGGTTCCATATTTTTGACGAGGAACGTTGCGCTTCACTGGACGAAAGCGCTCCTGAGGGAAATCCTTTTTTGGATGACCAATTGGTTATTTGCAGTGTTTCCTTTCTTGCGAATTCGGAGAAAAGGGCCCGTCAAGCTATTTCCGCGGGTTGGGATATGTTGGTGGTGGACGAGGCGCATCATCTGGAATGGTCTGCCGGGCAGGCGAGCCCGGAATACGCTATCGTGGAGCTCTTGAGTAAAGTGGCGAAAGGCTTGTTGTTGTTGACGGCTACGCCTGAGCAGTTGGGCGTGGAGAGCCATTTCGCGCGGTTGCGCTTGTTGGATCCTGAAAGGTATTCCGACTTCAACAGTTTTGTCAATGAATCGGATGATTATCACGCTATCGCCGATATCGTGGAAGACTTGTCTTTGGGCAATTCCGTGAAGGGAGAGAAGAGGGCTTTGATTGAGGAAATGTTTGGGGAAGATCGTCTTTCCGATGTTGAAGCGGGCGATTTGGTGGTCAGAGACCAATTGATAGAGGATTTATTGGATCAGCACGGTCCCGGGCGTGTGGTTTTTAGAAATACTAGGGCGGCTATGAGTGGGTTTCCAGTGCGTAAAGCCCATCTCGTTCCGCTTGAACATAAAACGAATCCGGAACTTTGGACCGAATTAATGAGGAAGGAATTCTCTTTTGACTTGAAAAGGAAGAACAAGCCCGAATATCAATTTTCCGAGGATCCCAGACTGGTTTGGTTGGTTGAATTATTGGAGCGGTTGGCTCCGGCCAAAATTCTGCTAATTTGCTCTAGCAAAGCGAAAGTATTGGCTTTGGAAAAGGCGTTGAAAGCTGTCGGTAGCGTTAAAGTGGGCGTTTTTCATGAAGACCTTAGCATTGTGCAACGCGACAGAAACGCCGCGTGGTTTGCCGAACCGGATGGAGCCAGAGTTTTGTTGTGTTCGGAGATCGGGAGCGAGGGGCGTAATTTCCAGTTCGCCCATCATTTGGTGTTGTTCGATTTGCCGATGCATCCTGAATTGTTGGAACAACGAATCGGGCGCTTGGATCGAATCGGGCAGACGGAAGATATTCAGATTCATATCCCTTATCTTAAAGGTTGTCCGCAAGAAGCGCTGGCGCGATGGTATCATGAAGGCTTGAACGCTTTTGAGGAAAATGTGGAGGCCGGGAATCAGATCGGGAAATTGTACGGTGGGCAAGTGGTGGAAAAGGCGTTGTCGGACCCCGCTTCCGAGTCTGATGCGGAATTTGACAGGCTAATCGCGGAAACTTCAGCGTATGTGAAGGAATTGAAACACAGTCTGGAAGAAGGGCGCGACAGGTTGTTGGAGATGAACTCGTTTAGGCCGAAAGTTGCCGAACAATTGTCGGGTCGGATAAAAACGGCCGATCAGGATTTGTCGCTTGAAAAATATATGGCCAGAGTTTTCGATCAGTTTGGGATAGAGGTGGAAGATTTGGCGCCCCGTACCTATTTTTTGCGTCCGAGAAGGACGAACAGGGAAGTGTTTCCGTCAATTCCGGATAAGGGAATCGCGGTTACTTTTGACCGTAGTCGGGCATTGAATAGGGAAGACCTAAGTTTTGTCAGTTGGGACCATCCGATGGTTACGGGAGCTATTGATATGGTGCTAGGTTCGGGAACCGGGTCCGTAAGTTATGGCGTTCTGAAGGGAACGGAAGGGCAAGGCGTTATTTTAGAGGCTATTTTCGTTCTGGAATCGGCTGGCGGAGAAAAATTGGATGTTGACCGTTTCTTGCCGCGCACGCCTTTAAGGGTAATGGTGGATCATTTGGGCGAAGAGGTCACGGATGATTATCCTTTGGAGTTGCTGAACAAGCGTTTGGTTCCGGGAAAAATCGATAAACTTATTAGTAGTGAGACCGTGACGGATGTTATTGTCCCCAATATGTTTAAAAACGTGGCTGAGATAGCCGAGCGAATGAAACGGGAACGCATAGAAACGGGACTTAGGCGAATGGGCCAAACGCTGGATCATGAGATTGGGCGCTTGGCGTCGTTGCATAAGCTAAATAAAAGCGTCCGCCCGGATGAGGTCCGGACAGCTATAAATGAGAAAAGCGAGTTGACGGATTTGATAAGCGGGGCCAGGGTTCGGCTGGATTCGGTTTTGCTTATACGGGAAGGGTGATGTTGGGGCTGTCTCGGGGTTTTGAGACAGCCTTTTGACCAAAGTCCATTTTTTTAAAACCCAATAGTTTTGGCTGTTTTCGTTTCGTTGAAATTGTCGCTATTGTAGTTGAAAATTTCGGCGAGGCTCAGCTCTGAGTTCGGGTCTTCTTGGCCTAGCGATTCCATCAGGATTTTTGTTTTTAACTTGGTCAAAGGCTTGAAATCGTAATATGCGATCATCCTGCCTTTGCGCAGTAGGGCTTTGTCAATTTTGTCTATGCTGGTGTTAAAAGTACAGATGACTTTAATGTTCAGATAATCGCTGAAAAGGCCGTCGGTTAATTGTAAGATAGTGGAAACCACGGAGTTTTCATTCGTCTGTTCCCGGGATGTGATTACCTTTTCGGCATCTTCTATAATTAAAACCGCGTTTCGGTGAGTCAACAGAAACGATATAAACGTGGGGTGTAGGAGTTCGTTAACAAATTCGTTTTGTATAAAAATAAAAGTGTTCTTTGTGAATTTTGATATTAGGTGTCTTATATAAGTGGTTTTCCCGGTGCCGGGCGTGCCGTGGAGTAGGATTAGCCCGGCATTGTTAGTGGACAGGGATTCGGAAATTGTATCGTTTACTTTCTCAAAATCGTCGTTATAGTGCTTTTGGGCGTCGATACTAACATTTTCCGTTTTGACGTCTTCGGTATAGAAATCATTGGACTTGGCCAATACTTTGAAAGTCGGTGTTTTTTCTTCTCCGAATTTGCTTCTAAGCTTGTGATTGGCCTCCAAAATCCATCTTTCAGTTTTCAGGTCTTTAGAGTCGTAAAGAAAAATAGCGGTAAGTGTATTGTTGTTAAGTGATAATTCTAATATCGTTCTCAGTTGTTCGTTCTTGAATAAGTAAAAGTACGGGTAGTCATCATCAGGATTTGCGCCCAATTCGTTTTTGGTGTCCCAATTTTTGCACATTACTTCAAACCCCGTGTTTTCGGGATTAATCGTTTGAAGGACATTCTCCATGTTTTGTTTTTTCTCATCCATGGGGATGTCTAGTCT
It encodes the following:
- the rapA gene encoding RNA polymerase-associated protein RapA, coding for MMVDFCPGQRWTSEGEPELGIGIVVEAGKDRVRVHFPVTGDMRIYATESAPLRRVTFKPGDTVLGRDNVPLVVERVMENAGLLLYIGKDRVLSEADLGNDSVDHGVEDRLLGGDADAPNLFALRRTTLEYDYARRISPVNGFVGGRIDLIPHQLYVAHEVSSRYSPRVLLSDQVGLGKTIEACLILHRLLLSGRVSRVLILVPDSLVHQWFVEMLRRFNLWFHIFDEERCASLDESAPEGNPFLDDQLVICSVSFLANSEKRARQAISAGWDMLVVDEAHHLEWSAGQASPEYAIVELLSKVAKGLLLLTATPEQLGVESHFARLRLLDPERYSDFNSFVNESDDYHAIADIVEDLSLGNSVKGEKRALIEEMFGEDRLSDVEAGDLVVRDQLIEDLLDQHGPGRVVFRNTRAAMSGFPVRKAHLVPLEHKTNPELWTELMRKEFSFDLKRKNKPEYQFSEDPRLVWLVELLERLAPAKILLICSSKAKVLALEKALKAVGSVKVGVFHEDLSIVQRDRNAAWFAEPDGARVLLCSEIGSEGRNFQFAHHLVLFDLPMHPELLEQRIGRLDRIGQTEDIQIHIPYLKGCPQEALARWYHEGLNAFEENVEAGNQIGKLYGGQVVEKALSDPASESDAEFDRLIAETSAYVKELKHSLEEGRDRLLEMNSFRPKVAEQLSGRIKTADQDLSLEKYMARVFDQFGIEVEDLAPRTYFLRPRRTNREVFPSIPDKGIAVTFDRSRALNREDLSFVSWDHPMVTGAIDMVLGSGTGSVSYGVLKGTEGQGVILEAIFVLESAGGEKLDVDRFLPRTPLRVMVDHLGEEVTDDYPLELLNKRLVPGKIDKLISSETVTDVIVPNMFKNVAEIAERMKRERIETGLRRMGQTLDHEIGRLASLHKLNKSVRPDEVRTAINEKSELTDLISGARVRLDSVLLIREG
- a CDS encoding RNA polymerase sigma-70 factor, whose protein sequence is MLLSDEKALLHCLKKKRFENVFKLLYYESYPKLFRYAYSILGSQEQAEDIVQNVFSDLWERKEQLKIKGSLGAFLLRAVMYSAMGAKRKQKTELEHAPAISSELYSDGVFIDPSQELSELETRLSKGLEALPEQCRNVFCLSRFSGLGRKEIAETLGISVRTVDTHLYRAIKKLEIIFKD
- a CDS encoding AAA family ATPase, giving the protein MTDLFKAFGGYNEFEKTSYFTLRFNALPSELRLDIPMDEKKQNMENVLQTINPENTGFEVMCKNWDTKNELGANPDDDYPYFYLFKNEQLRTILELSLNNNTLTAIFLYDSKDLKTERWILEANHKLRSKFGEEKTPTFKVLAKSNDFYTEDVKTENVSIDAQKHYNDDFEKVNDTISESLSTNNAGLILLHGTPGTGKTTYIRHLISKFTKNTFIFIQNEFVNELLHPTFISFLLTHRNAVLIIEDAEKVITSREQTNENSVVSTILQLTDGLFSDYLNIKVICTFNTSIDKIDKALLRKGRMIAYYDFKPLTKLKTKILMESLGQEDPNSELSLAEIFNYNSDNFNETKTAKTIGF